A genomic region of Candidatus Pseudomonas phytovorans contains the following coding sequences:
- a CDS encoding single-stranded DNA-binding protein: MARGVNKVILVGTCGQDPEVRYLPNGNAVTNLSLATSEQWTDKQSGQKVERTEWHRVSLFGKVAEIAGEYLRKGSQCYIEGKLQTREWEKDGIKRYTTEIIVDINGTMQLLGGRPQGQQQGGDPYNQGGGNFNQGGGQPQQYNQAPPRQQAQRPQQQQRPAPQQPAPQPAADFDSFDDDIPF, from the coding sequence ATGGCCCGTGGGGTTAACAAAGTCATTCTGGTCGGCACCTGTGGCCAGGATCCCGAAGTCCGCTACCTGCCCAACGGTAACGCCGTGACCAACCTGAGCCTGGCCACCAGCGAGCAGTGGACCGACAAGCAGTCGGGCCAGAAGGTCGAGCGTACCGAGTGGCACCGTGTGTCGCTGTTCGGCAAGGTTGCCGAAATCGCCGGCGAGTACCTGCGCAAAGGTTCGCAGTGCTACATCGAAGGCAAGCTGCAGACCCGCGAGTGGGAAAAAGACGGCATCAAGCGTTACACCACCGAGATCATCGTCGACATCAACGGCACCATGCAGCTGCTCGGCGGTCGTCCGCAGGGTCAACAGCAGGGCGGCGACCCGTACAACCAAGGTGGCGGCAACTTCAACCAGGGTGGTGGCCAGCCGCAACAGTACAACCAGGCCCCGCCACGTCAGCAGGCCCAGCGCCCGCAGCAGCAACAGCGTCCGGCGCCACAGCAGCCTGCGCCTCAGCCGGCGGCTGACTTTGACAGCTTTGATGACGATATTCCGTTCTGA
- a CDS encoding heme-binding protein, which yields MNIKPLLLSVLIAGSGILAPSSAAASGETPSPLTSQQARKMTAAAERAASAQGYAIVISIIDNHGNLKHFHRMDGTSSGSIKVAQLKAATSARFPLSSRALGERSSAHPAHPYASLPGFTLLEGGLPIMNKNGMHIGGIGISGATPELDAQFAQAALEEL from the coding sequence ATGAATATCAAGCCCCTCCTCCTGAGCGTACTAATCGCCGGCTCAGGCATCCTGGCCCCCAGTTCTGCAGCTGCCTCGGGCGAAACACCTTCGCCACTCACGTCGCAACAAGCGCGAAAAATGACCGCAGCCGCCGAACGGGCGGCCTCTGCCCAAGGCTACGCGATCGTCATCAGCATCATCGACAACCATGGCAACCTGAAACACTTCCACCGCATGGACGGCACCAGCAGCGGCAGCATCAAGGTGGCGCAACTCAAGGCTGCCACCTCTGCCCGCTTCCCCTTGTCTTCGCGCGCACTTGGCGAACGCAGCTCCGCACACCCCGCCCACCCCTATGCATCATTACCGGGCTTCACCTTGCTGGAAGGAGGCCTGCCGATCATGAACAAGAACGGCATGCATATCGGCGGTATTGGTATTAGCGGTGCCACGCCGGAGCTGGATGCACAGTTTGCCCAGGCGGCGCTTGAAGAACTGTAA
- the bfr gene encoding bacterioferritin translates to MQGHPDVINYLVTLLKGELAARDQYFIHSRMYEDWGLSKLYERINHEMEEETQHADALMRRILMLEGTPDMRADDLEVGSTVPEMIEADLKLEYKVRGALCKGIELCELHKDYISRDILRAQLADTEEDHTYWLEKQQGLIKAIGLENYLQSQM, encoded by the coding sequence ATGCAAGGCCACCCAGACGTAATCAACTACCTCGTCACGCTGCTGAAGGGCGAACTGGCGGCACGCGACCAGTACTTCATTCATTCGCGCATGTACGAAGACTGGGGCCTGTCCAAGCTCTACGAGCGTATCAACCACGAGATGGAAGAAGAGACGCAGCACGCTGATGCCCTGATGCGTCGCATCCTCATGCTCGAAGGCACTCCTGACATGCGGGCGGACGACCTGGAAGTCGGCAGCACCGTGCCGGAAATGATCGAGGCTGACCTCAAGCTCGAATACAAGGTGCGTGGTGCCTTGTGCAAAGGCATCGAGCTGTGCGAGCTGCACAAGGACTACATCAGCCGTGACATTCTCCGTGCGCAATTGGCTGATACCGAAGAAGATCACACCTACTGGCTGGAGAAGCAGCAAGGTCTGATCAAGGCCATTGGCCTGGAGAACTACCTGCAGTCGCAGATGTAA
- the uvrA gene encoding excinuclease ABC subunit UvrA has protein sequence MDKILIRGARTHNLKNIDLTLPRDKLIVITGLSGSGKSSLAFDTLYAEGQRRYVESLSAYARQFLSMMEKPDVDTIEGLSPAISIEQKSTSHNPRSTVGTITEIYDYLRLLYARVGTPRCPDHDIPLEAQTVSQMVDLVLERPEGSKLMLLAPVVRERKGEHLAVFDELRAQGFVRARVNGKLCELDELPKLDKQKKHSIDVVVDRFKVRADLQQRLAESFETALKLADGIALVAPMDDEEGEEMIFSARFACPVCGHAISELEPKLFSFNNPAGACPTCDGLGVKQFFDTKRLVNAELTLAEGAIRGWDRRNVYYFQMLGSLAAHYGFSLEEPFCELSADHQKVILQGSGKQSVDFKYLNDRGDIVKRSHPFEGIVPNLERRYRETESATVREELAKFLGTQPCPDCRGTRLRREARHVWVGEKTLPAVTNLPIGDASSYFAELTLTGRRGEIAAKILKEICERLQFLVNVGLDYLTLDRSADTLSGGEAQRIRLASQIGAGLVGVMYILDEPSIGLHQRDNDRLLGTLNHLRDLGNTVIVVEHDEDAIRLADYVVDIGPGAGVHGGQIVAEGTPQQVMDHPDSLTGKYLSGRKKIVVPAKRTPRNKKLQLKLKGARGNNLQNVDLEVPIGLLTCVTGVSGSGKSTLINNTLFPLAATALNGASTLEAAPHNSMDGLQHLDKVVDIDQSPIGRTPRSNPATYTGIFTPVRELFSGVPESRSRGYGPGRFSFNVKGGRCEACQGDGLIKVEMHFLPDIYVPCDVCKSKRYNRETLEIKYKGKNIHEVLEMTIEDARAFFDAVPALARKLQTLMDVGLSYIKLGQSATTLSGGEAQRVKLSRELSKRDTGKTLYILDEPTTGLHFADIQQLLDVLHRLRDHGNTVVVIEHNLDVIKTADWLVDLGPEGGSKGGQIIACGTPEELCEMKQSYTGHYLKPLLERDRA, from the coding sequence GTGGACAAGATCCTGATTCGTGGGGCACGGACCCACAACCTGAAGAACATCGACCTGACCCTGCCCCGGGACAAGCTGATCGTGATCACCGGCCTGTCCGGTTCCGGCAAGTCGTCCCTGGCATTCGACACCCTGTATGCCGAAGGCCAGCGCCGTTACGTGGAATCGCTGTCAGCCTACGCCCGGCAGTTCCTGTCGATGATGGAAAAGCCTGACGTCGATACGATCGAAGGCCTGTCTCCGGCGATTTCCATCGAGCAGAAGTCGACCTCGCACAACCCACGCTCTACGGTTGGCACCATCACCGAAATCTACGATTACCTGCGCCTGCTGTATGCCCGCGTCGGTACCCCACGCTGCCCCGACCACGATATCCCGTTGGAAGCACAAACGGTCAGCCAGATGGTCGACCTGGTGCTGGAGCGCCCGGAAGGCAGCAAGTTGATGCTGCTGGCGCCGGTAGTGCGCGAGCGCAAGGGTGAGCACCTGGCGGTATTCGATGAGTTGCGTGCCCAGGGCTTTGTACGCGCCCGGGTCAACGGCAAACTCTGTGAGCTCGACGAACTGCCCAAGCTGGACAAGCAAAAGAAGCACAGCATCGACGTGGTGGTGGACCGCTTCAAAGTCCGCGCCGACCTGCAGCAACGCTTGGCCGAATCGTTCGAAACAGCGCTGAAGCTGGCCGACGGCATCGCCTTGGTTGCACCGATGGATGACGAAGAAGGCGAAGAGATGATTTTCTCTGCGCGGTTCGCCTGCCCGGTGTGCGGCCACGCGATCAGCGAGCTGGAGCCGAAGCTGTTCTCCTTCAACAACCCGGCCGGCGCCTGCCCGACCTGTGATGGCCTGGGAGTGAAGCAGTTTTTCGACACCAAGCGCCTGGTCAATGCCGAGCTCACCCTGGCCGAAGGTGCGATTCGTGGCTGGGACCGGCGCAACGTGTACTACTTCCAGATGCTCGGCTCGCTGGCCGCGCATTATGGCTTCAGCCTGGAAGAACCGTTCTGCGAGCTTTCGGCCGATCACCAGAAAGTGATCCTGCAAGGCAGTGGCAAGCAGAGCGTCGACTTCAAGTACCTCAATGACCGTGGCGATATCGTCAAACGCTCGCACCCGTTCGAAGGCATCGTGCCGAACCTTGAGCGCCGCTACCGCGAAACCGAGTCCGCCACCGTGCGCGAAGAGCTGGCCAAGTTCCTCGGCACGCAACCCTGCCCGGATTGCCGCGGCACCCGCCTGCGCCGCGAGGCACGCCATGTATGGGTGGGCGAGAAGACCCTGCCAGCAGTGACCAACCTGCCGATCGGTGACGCCAGCAGCTACTTCGCCGAACTGACACTGACCGGCCGCCGTGGCGAAATTGCGGCGAAGATTCTCAAGGAAATCTGCGAACGCCTGCAGTTCCTGGTCAACGTCGGCCTCGACTACCTCACCCTGGACCGCAGCGCCGACACCTTGTCTGGTGGCGAAGCGCAGCGTATCCGCCTGGCCAGCCAGATCGGCGCCGGCCTGGTAGGGGTGATGTACATCCTCGATGAACCGTCCATCGGCCTTCATCAGCGCGACAACGACCGCCTGCTGGGCACCCTCAACCACCTGCGCGACCTGGGTAACACGGTGATCGTGGTGGAGCATGACGAGGACGCCATTCGCTTGGCCGACTACGTGGTCGACATTGGCCCGGGGGCCGGAGTGCACGGTGGCCAGATCGTCGCCGAGGGCACGCCCCAGCAGGTCATGGACCACCCTGATTCACTCACCGGTAAGTACCTGTCCGGGCGCAAGAAGATTGTCGTGCCGGCCAAGCGCACACCGCGCAACAAAAAGCTGCAGCTCAAGCTCAAGGGCGCGCGCGGCAACAACCTGCAGAACGTCGACCTGGAAGTGCCGATCGGCCTGCTGACCTGCGTGACCGGGGTCTCCGGTTCGGGCAAATCGACACTGATCAACAACACCCTGTTCCCGCTGGCTGCCACTGCCCTCAATGGCGCAAGCACCCTGGAGGCCGCCCCGCACAACAGCATGGACGGCTTGCAGCACCTGGACAAAGTGGTGGACATCGACCAAAGCCCGATCGGCCGCACCCCGCGCTCGAACCCGGCGACCTACACCGGCATATTCACACCCGTCCGCGAGCTTTTCTCCGGCGTGCCGGAATCGCGTTCGCGTGGTTATGGCCCGGGGCGCTTCTCGTTCAACGTCAAGGGTGGGCGCTGTGAGGCCTGCCAGGGCGATGGCCTGATCAAGGTTGAAATGCACTTCCTGCCCGACATCTACGTGCCCTGCGACGTTTGCAAGAGCAAGCGTTACAACCGCGAAACCCTGGAGATCAAGTACAAGGGCAAGAACATCCACGAGGTGCTGGAAATGACCATCGAGGATGCCCGAGCGTTCTTCGATGCGGTGCCGGCACTGGCGCGCAAGCTGCAAACGTTGATGGATGTGGGCCTGTCGTACATCAAACTGGGCCAGTCGGCGACCACATTGTCTGGCGGTGAAGCGCAGCGGGTGAAGCTGTCACGCGAGTTGTCCAAACGCGATACCGGCAAGACCCTGTACATCCTCGATGAGCCGACCACAGGCCTGCACTTTGCTGATATACAGCAGCTGCTGGACGTTCTGCATCGTTTGCGCGACCACGGCAACACCGTGGTGGTGATCGAGCACAACCTGGATGTGATCAAGACCGCCGACTGGCTGGTGGACCTGGGGCCAGAGGGCGGCTCCAAGGGTGGGCAGATCATTGCTTGCGGTACACCCGAAGAGCTGTGCGAGATGAAACAATCGTATACAGGGCATTACCTGAAACCGCTGCTGGAGCGGGATCGGGCCTGA
- the fdnG gene encoding formate dehydrogenase-N subunit alpha produces the protein MDLNRRQFFKVAAVGLGGSSLAALGMAPTPAFAEQVRHFKLAHTIETRNTCPYCSVGCGLILYSQGDAGKNVKQNIIHIEGDADHPVNRGTLCPKGAGLLDFIHSPSRLQYPEVRKPGSQEWVRVSWDEALDRVAGLMKQDRDANFIEKNAQGQTVNRWLTTGFLAASAASSEAGYLTHKVVRATGMLGFDNQARVUHGPTVASLAPTYGRGAMTNHWSDIANANLVLVMGGNAAEAHPCGFKWVTEAKAHNKARLIVVDPRFTRTASVADYYAPIRTGTDIAFMGGLINYLLSTDKIQHEYVHNYTDVSFIVKETYGFEDGLFSGYDEAKRVYADKSGWGYELGEDGFAKVDPTLQHPRCVFQLMKQHYSRYTPELASMICGMPQDAMMKVWEEIATCSAPGKTMTILYALGWTQHSIGAQIIRSAAMVQLLLGNVGMPGGGVNALRGHSNIQGLTDLGLLSNSLPGYLTLAGDAEQDYASYIDKRASKPLRPGQLSYWQNYGKFHVSLMKAWYGANATAENNWGYDWLPKLDVPAYDVLRMFEMMGQGKVNGYVCQGFNPIAALPDKNRVTAALGKLKWLVIMDPLATETSEFWRNAGPFNDVDTASIQTEVIRLPTTCFAEEDGSLVNSSRWLQWHWKGADGPGETRTDVQIMSELFLRLRQRYQAEGGAYPDAMMNISWPYKIPDEPSPEELAKEMNGWAVTDLTDATGAMLKAGQQLSGFAQMKDDGSTASGCWIFAGSWTEQGNQMARRDNSDPYGMHQVQNWAWAWPANRRILYNRASSDPQGKPWDPEKKRLVWWNGKAWTGTDVPDFKVDSPPEAGMNPFIMNPEGVARFFAIDKMAEGPFPEHYEPFETPIGINPLHPQNKKVVSNPAGRIFDSVWDTLGTHHEFPYAATTYRLTEHFHFWSKHCRLNAIAQPEQFVEIGEVLANEKGIKAGDRVRVSSKRGHIDAVAVVTKRIRPLQVNNQTVHQIGIPLHWGFTGATRHGYLTNTLVPFLGDGNTQTPESKSFLVKVEKL, from the coding sequence ATGGACCTCAACCGTCGGCAATTCTTCAAGGTCGCCGCCGTCGGCCTTGGAGGCTCGAGTCTGGCGGCGTTGGGCATGGCCCCGACGCCGGCATTCGCCGAGCAGGTGCGCCACTTCAAGTTGGCGCATACCATCGAGACCCGCAATACCTGCCCCTACTGCTCGGTCGGCTGCGGCCTGATCCTGTACAGCCAGGGCGATGCGGGCAAAAACGTCAAACAGAACATCATCCACATCGAAGGTGACGCCGACCACCCGGTCAACCGCGGCACCCTCTGCCCGAAAGGCGCCGGCCTGCTGGACTTTATCCACAGCCCGAGCCGCTTGCAGTACCCCGAGGTGCGCAAGCCGGGCAGCCAGGAGTGGGTACGGGTCAGCTGGGACGAGGCGCTCGACCGCGTTGCCGGGTTGATGAAGCAGGACCGCGACGCCAACTTCATCGAGAAGAACGCCCAGGGGCAAACCGTCAACCGCTGGCTCACCACCGGTTTTCTTGCTGCCTCCGCCGCCTCCAGCGAGGCTGGCTACCTGACCCACAAGGTCGTCCGCGCAACAGGCATGCTGGGGTTCGATAACCAGGCACGTGTCTGACATGGCCCGACGGTGGCAAGTCTTGCCCCGACGTATGGCCGTGGCGCCATGACCAATCACTGGTCCGATATCGCCAACGCGAATCTGGTCCTGGTGATGGGTGGCAACGCAGCAGAAGCGCACCCGTGCGGCTTCAAATGGGTGACCGAGGCCAAGGCGCACAACAAGGCGCGGCTGATCGTGGTCGACCCAAGGTTTACCCGTACCGCTTCGGTGGCGGACTACTATGCGCCGATTCGTACTGGTACCGACATCGCCTTCATGGGCGGGCTGATCAACTACCTGCTGAGCACTGACAAGATCCAGCACGAATACGTGCACAACTACACCGACGTGTCGTTCATCGTCAAAGAGACCTATGGTTTCGAAGACGGGCTGTTCAGCGGCTACGACGAGGCCAAGCGTGTGTATGCCGACAAGTCCGGCTGGGGTTACGAGCTGGGTGAGGACGGTTTTGCCAAGGTCGACCCGACCCTGCAGCACCCTCGCTGCGTGTTCCAGCTGATGAAGCAGCACTACAGCCGTTATACCCCGGAACTGGCCAGCATGATCTGTGGCATGCCCCAGGATGCCATGATGAAAGTCTGGGAAGAGATTGCCACGTGCTCGGCACCGGGCAAGACCATGACGATTCTCTATGCATTGGGCTGGACGCAACACTCCATCGGTGCGCAGATCATCCGCAGTGCGGCCATGGTCCAGCTGCTGCTGGGCAACGTTGGCATGCCAGGGGGCGGGGTCAACGCCTTGCGCGGGCACTCCAACATCCAGGGCCTGACCGACCTCGGCCTGCTGTCCAACTCGCTGCCGGGCTACCTGACCCTGGCGGGCGATGCCGAGCAGGACTACGCCAGCTACATCGACAAGCGCGCGTCCAAACCACTGCGCCCGGGGCAGCTGTCTTACTGGCAGAACTACGGCAAGTTCCACGTGAGCTTGATGAAGGCCTGGTACGGCGCCAACGCCACGGCCGAAAACAACTGGGGCTACGACTGGCTGCCCAAGCTCGATGTGCCGGCCTACGACGTGCTGCGCATGTTCGAGATGATGGGCCAGGGCAAGGTCAACGGCTACGTGTGCCAAGGCTTCAACCCGATCGCCGCGCTGCCGGACAAGAACCGCGTTACTGCCGCCTTGGGCAAGCTCAAGTGGCTGGTGATCATGGACCCGCTGGCCACCGAAACATCTGAGTTCTGGCGCAACGCCGGGCCGTTCAACGATGTCGACACGGCCAGTATCCAGACCGAAGTGATCCGCCTGCCCACCACCTGCTTTGCCGAAGAAGATGGCTCGCTGGTCAACAGCAGCCGCTGGCTGCAGTGGCACTGGAAGGGCGCCGACGGCCCGGGCGAGACCCGTACCGATGTGCAGATCATGAGCGAGCTGTTCCTGCGCCTGCGTCAACGCTACCAGGCCGAGGGTGGCGCCTACCCTGACGCGATGATGAACATCAGCTGGCCGTACAAGATTCCTGACGAGCCATCTCCGGAGGAACTGGCCAAGGAAATGAACGGTTGGGCAGTCACCGACCTTACCGACGCCACTGGTGCAATGCTCAAGGCCGGCCAGCAGTTGTCAGGGTTCGCCCAGATGAAGGACGACGGCAGCACGGCATCCGGTTGCTGGATCTTTGCCGGCAGCTGGACCGAGCAGGGCAACCAGATGGCCCGTCGTGACAACAGCGACCCGTACGGCATGCACCAGGTGCAAAACTGGGCCTGGGCCTGGCCGGCCAACCGTCGCATCCTTTACAACCGTGCCTCCAGCGACCCGCAAGGCAAACCGTGGGACCCGGAGAAAAAGCGCCTGGTGTGGTGGAACGGCAAGGCCTGGACCGGTACCGACGTGCCGGATTTCAAAGTCGACTCGCCACCGGAAGCGGGCATGAACCCGTTCATCATGAACCCCGAAGGCGTGGCGCGTTTCTTCGCCATCGACAAAATGGCCGAAGGCCCGTTCCCCGAGCACTACGAGCCGTTTGAAACGCCGATCGGCATCAACCCGCTGCACCCACAGAACAAGAAGGTGGTCAGCAACCCGGCCGGGCGCATCTTCGATTCGGTGTGGGACACCCTAGGCACGCACCACGAGTTCCCCTATGCGGCGACCACGTACCGGCTGACCGAGCACTTCCACTTCTGGAGCAAGCACTGCCGGCTCAACGCCATTGCCCAGCCCGAGCAGTTCGTCGAGATCGGCGAGGTGCTGGCCAATGAGAAAGGCATCAAGGCGGGTGACCGGGTGCGGGTGTCGAGCAAGCGCGGGCATATCGATGCGGTGGCGGTGGTAACCAAGCGGATTCGCCCGCTGCAGGTCAACAACCAGACCGTGCACCAGATCGGCATCCCGCTGCACTGGGGCTTCACCGGCGCAACCCGGCATGGCTACCTGACCAACACCCTGGTGCCATTCCTTGGTGACGGCAACACCCAGACGCCAGAGTCCAAGTCGTTCCTCGTCAAAGTGGAGAAACTCTGA
- a CDS encoding DMT family transporter has translation MDVMMGLLAAVLWGATDFLVGVNARAVGIRCAVFLGQLLGFLLIGGIVATSADQLERVQSAPTSALLYGGIAALCTVLGALSLSKAFAIGKTVVVAPLVTSYGVFTTLLAWLGGDVLSVLQVFGLLVCFTGVVLASSSGSKSGGCEQTVSRSVIGFALLAAGLYGVSFWLQGKYALPLLGPVNMLALGYATGVIILMPEAFRLMRGWASIGLRTSVTLCSASLFNLGGFSAFSWGAINGSLSVVTVISTLSGGVAAILGFVFYQERLSGFQLLGVTLVLAGAVLLHLAG, from the coding sequence GTGGATGTAATGATGGGACTGTTAGCCGCTGTGCTCTGGGGGGCCACGGATTTCCTAGTGGGTGTTAATGCGCGGGCCGTTGGGATCAGGTGTGCAGTTTTTCTGGGCCAGCTTTTAGGTTTTCTCCTAATAGGAGGAATTGTCGCGACCTCTGCGGATCAACTGGAAAGAGTACAGTCGGCGCCTACGAGCGCATTGCTTTATGGCGGCATCGCAGCGCTATGTACGGTCCTTGGTGCATTGTCGTTATCCAAAGCCTTTGCTATCGGCAAGACAGTGGTGGTGGCGCCACTGGTCACTTCATATGGTGTCTTCACCACATTGTTGGCCTGGCTGGGAGGTGATGTGCTTTCGGTATTGCAAGTGTTCGGCCTGCTGGTCTGCTTTACTGGCGTGGTATTGGCCAGTAGCAGCGGTTCCAAGTCGGGCGGGTGTGAGCAAACTGTGAGTCGTTCAGTCATTGGTTTTGCACTACTGGCAGCGGGGCTTTATGGCGTCAGCTTTTGGCTCCAAGGTAAATATGCATTGCCGCTCCTAGGACCAGTGAACATGTTGGCGTTGGGGTATGCAACAGGCGTAATTATCCTGATGCCTGAAGCATTCAGACTCATGAGGGGCTGGGCGTCCATAGGTCTTAGGACTAGCGTGACATTGTGCTCTGCCAGCTTGTTTAACCTTGGCGGCTTTTCTGCCTTCTCTTGGGGGGCGATTAACGGGTCGCTATCCGTTGTTACGGTGATCAGTACGTTGTCAGGTGGCGTTGCCGCAATACTTGGCTTTGTATTTTATCAAGAACGTTTGTCGGGTTTTCAGCTATTGGGGGTAACTCTGGTTTTGGCAGGGGCCGTCTTGCTACATCTCGCCGGGTGA
- a CDS encoding MFS transporter produces MHDTHNERMSSGETRAAGGLALVFAFRMLGMFMVLPVLATYGMDLAGATPALIGLAIGAYGLTQAVLQIPFGMISDRIGRRPVIYLGLVIFALGSVLAAQADSIWGVIAGRILQGAGAISAAVMALLSDLTREQHRTKAMAMIGMSIGLSFAVAMVVGPLLTSAFGLSGLFLATAGLALVGILLVAFVVPNTHSTLQHRESGVARQAIGPTLRHPDLLRLDVGIFVLHAILMASFVALPLAFVERGGLPKEEHWWVYLTALFISFFAMVPFIIYGEKKRKMKRVLAGAVSVLLLTEIYFWEWADGLRGLVIGTVVFFTAFNLLEASLPSLVSKVSPAGGKGTAMGVYSTSQFLGAALGGILGGWLFQHGGLNMVFLGCAVLCAIWLVVALRMNEPPYVTSLRMPLTPEAVREAGLTERLMAVPGVTDAVVVAEEAAIYIKLDTKILDRATLERLVNPASSACEA; encoded by the coding sequence ATGCACGACACCCACAACGAGCGCATGAGCAGCGGCGAAACCCGCGCTGCTGGCGGCCTGGCCCTGGTCTTTGCCTTTCGTATGCTGGGCATGTTCATGGTCTTGCCGGTACTGGCCACCTACGGCATGGACCTGGCCGGCGCCACGCCAGCGCTGATCGGCCTGGCCATTGGCGCCTATGGCCTGACCCAGGCGGTATTGCAGATTCCGTTCGGGATGATTTCCGACCGCATCGGCCGTCGGCCGGTGATTTACCTGGGGCTGGTGATCTTTGCCCTGGGCAGCGTACTGGCGGCCCAGGCCGACTCAATCTGGGGGGTGATCGCCGGGCGTATCCTGCAGGGCGCCGGGGCGATTTCTGCCGCCGTCATGGCGCTGCTGTCCGACCTCACCCGCGAGCAACACCGGACCAAGGCCATGGCCATGATCGGCATGAGCATCGGCCTGTCGTTTGCTGTCGCCATGGTCGTCGGCCCATTGCTGACAAGTGCCTTTGGGTTGTCAGGATTGTTCCTGGCCACGGCTGGGCTTGCGTTGGTCGGCATCCTGTTGGTCGCTTTTGTCGTGCCCAACACGCACAGCACCCTGCAGCACCGCGAGTCGGGTGTGGCACGCCAGGCCATCGGCCCGACCCTGCGCCATCCGGACCTTCTGCGCCTGGACGTGGGCATCTTCGTTCTGCACGCCATTCTCATGGCCAGCTTCGTCGCATTGCCACTGGCCTTCGTCGAGCGCGGGGGGCTGCCCAAGGAAGAACACTGGTGGGTCTACCTGACCGCGTTGTTCATCTCATTTTTTGCAATGGTCCCGTTCATTATCTACGGCGAAAAAAAGCGCAAGATGAAACGTGTGTTGGCTGGCGCGGTCAGTGTCCTGCTGCTGACAGAGATATACTTCTGGGAGTGGGCTGACGGTTTGCGCGGACTGGTGATTGGCACCGTGGTATTCTTTACCGCATTCAACCTGCTGGAGGCTTCGCTGCCTTCGCTGGTCAGCAAGGTGTCGCCTGCCGGTGGCAAGGGGACGGCAATGGGGGTTTATTCCACCAGCCAGTTCCTTGGCGCTGCCTTGGGAGGCATCCTCGGTGGCTGGTTGTTCCAGCACGGCGGGCTGAACATGGTGTTCCTCGGTTGTGCGGTGCTGTGTGCCATCTGGCTCGTAGTTGCCTTGCGCATGAACGAGCCGCCCTATGTGACCAGCCTGCGCATGCCGCTGACGCCAGAGGCAGTCCGGGAAGCCGGCCTGACCGAGCGCCTGATGGCCGTGCCGGGAGTGACCGACGCCGTTGTGGTGGCAGAAGAAGCCGCCATCTATATCAAACTGGATACGAAAATTTTGGACCGTGCGACCCTCGAGCGACTGGTGAACCCAGCCTCTTCGGCGTGCGAAGCCTAG